A genomic window from Aquitalea aquatilis includes:
- a CDS encoding helix-turn-helix domain-containing protein: MSKLVIDDGKVLLDPLRLKKLRKNKCFSQDDLARHASNSRCPVSSASIKRAELGSPVRYRTAKNLALALDVEVDSLFARFE, encoded by the coding sequence ATGTCCAAGTTAGTTATTGATGATGGAAAAGTGCTGCTTGATCCACTGCGCCTGAAAAAATTGCGCAAAAACAAATGCTTTAGTCAGGATGACCTGGCAAGGCATGCCAGCAACAGTCGCTGTCCGGTATCCAGCGCCTCGATCAAACGGGCCGAACTGGGCTCGCCGGTACGCTACCGCACCGCCAAAAACCTGGCCTTGGCCCTGGATGTGGAAGTCGACAGCCTGTTTGCCCGCTTCGAATAA
- a CDS encoding LysR substrate-binding domain-containing protein: MASRISLDLDVLRSFVAGVELGSFALAAQRMNRSTSAISAQLKKLEEQAGQALMRKAGRGLALTPAGEIMLAYARRLLALNDEAVQAVQGSGLEQGWLRFGMQDDFGESLLPAILGQFTRAHPQFRLDVKVARNQQLLDGLARGELDLVLAWDGGQQWPYQQVMGTLPLCWIDSKSSPVTCVPDSAIPLVAFEAPCLMRAAACTALEQAGLGWRQAFCSSSLSGIWAAVAAGLGLTVRTPLGLPDTLQLRQDLPALPEIRLMLYRAESAAATGCERLSEVVSHAVDGYLHGLRRY, from the coding sequence ATGGCGAGTCGCATCAGTCTGGATCTGGATGTGTTGCGCAGTTTTGTCGCTGGTGTGGAGCTGGGCAGCTTTGCGCTGGCCGCGCAGCGGATGAACCGGTCGACATCGGCCATCAGCGCACAACTGAAAAAGCTGGAAGAACAGGCTGGCCAAGCCCTGATGCGCAAGGCGGGCAGGGGACTGGCGCTGACGCCCGCCGGGGAAATCATGCTGGCCTATGCACGCCGGCTGCTGGCACTGAATGATGAGGCGGTGCAAGCCGTGCAGGGCAGCGGGCTGGAGCAAGGATGGCTACGTTTCGGCATGCAGGACGACTTTGGCGAATCACTGTTGCCGGCCATTCTTGGGCAATTCACGCGGGCCCATCCGCAGTTTCGTCTGGATGTAAAAGTGGCGCGCAATCAGCAACTGCTGGATGGATTGGCCAGGGGAGAGCTGGATCTGGTATTGGCCTGGGATGGTGGCCAGCAATGGCCCTATCAGCAGGTGATGGGGACGCTGCCGCTGTGCTGGATAGACAGCAAGTCCAGCCCTGTGACCTGTGTGCCAGACAGCGCCATTCCCTTGGTGGCGTTTGAGGCACCATGCCTGATGCGCGCTGCCGCTTGTACTGCCTTGGAACAAGCCGGCCTTGGCTGGAGGCAGGCGTTTTGTAGCAGCAGCCTGAGTGGCATTTGGGCCGCGGTTGCCGCCGGGCTGGGGCTGACGGTACGGACTCCGCTTGGCCTGCCGGATACGCTGCAGCTGCGTCAGGATCTACCCGCACTGCCAGAGATTCGCCTCATGCTCTATCGTGCAGAGTCAGCGGCTGCCACGGGCTGTGAACGTTTGTCGGAAGTGGTCAGCCATGCTGTGGATGGCTATCTGCATGGTTTGCGGCGCTACTGA
- a CDS encoding carboxymuconolactone decarboxylase family protein — MTTASSNSMQSMATAAAKLANITPSLLVGGIWQRTRLSPQKRSIATVAALIARYRREQLPCPLQLAMDNGVSRGEPGKRITHLAF; from the coding sequence ATGACCACCGCTTCGTCAAACAGCATGCAGAGCATGGCCACCGCAGCGGCCAAGCTGGCCAACATCACCCCATCACTGTTAGTTGGCGGCATCTGGCAACGCACGCGACTCAGCCCGCAGAAGCGCAGTATCGCGACAGTAGCGGCGCTGATCGCGCGGTACCGGCGGGAGCAGCTGCCCTGTCCTTTGCAGCTGGCCATGGATAACGGCGTCAGCCGTGGCGAACCGGGCAAACGCATCACCCACCTGGCCTTTTAG
- a CDS encoding DUF4865 family protein, whose protein sequence is MLAMQYRFTLPADYDMAIIRQRIHERGHLLDGFPHLEWKAYLWSQKDGRHPGSVNAYAPLYLWQDNAGINQFLASPGFRAVCEDFGRPQIDIWSVWDCTGNQAMPAAAICYQQTQAIAPGTSLAALRQQEHEQAARLLQQGALSVLSAYDPQQWRTLRMSAWPNEQEFMPQPIHGECYQIGYVAMKR, encoded by the coding sequence ATGCTTGCCATGCAATACCGCTTTACCCTGCCAGCCGACTACGACATGGCCATCATCAGGCAGCGCATCCATGAGCGTGGACATCTGCTGGATGGCTTCCCCCACCTTGAGTGGAAGGCTTATCTCTGGTCGCAAAAGGATGGCCGACACCCAGGCTCGGTCAATGCCTATGCCCCGCTTTATCTGTGGCAGGACAACGCAGGGATCAACCAGTTTCTGGCCAGCCCCGGCTTCCGCGCCGTGTGCGAAGACTTTGGCAGGCCGCAAATCGATATCTGGTCGGTATGGGACTGCACGGGAAACCAGGCCATGCCTGCTGCTGCGATTTGCTACCAACAAACGCAAGCCATTGCACCAGGGACATCGCTCGCCGCGCTGCGCCAGCAGGAACACGAACAGGCCGCCAGGCTGCTCCAGCAAGGAGCCTTGTCCGTGCTAAGCGCTTACGACCCCCAACAATGGCGCACATTGCGCATGTCGGCTTGGCCTAATGAGCAAGAGTTCATGCCACAGCCAATCCACGGCGAGTGCTATCAGATTGGCTATGTGGCGATGAAGCGATGA
- a CDS encoding carbonic anhydrase family protein: MKTHTSETQATCSPPLALQLLKEGNARFVNNLRASRDLLQQANETRDGQWPFATVVSCIDSRTSAELIFDQGLGDIFSVRIAGNVINTDILGSLEFACHVAGSKLIVVLGHTSCGAIKGACDHVELGNLTELLSKIQPAVYEESHTLDPARRNSQNTTFVENVADLNVRRSVRSIINRSYILGQMIAAGEIGIIGAKHNLATGEVTFFDDTWLHDELSMQRMVAG; this comes from the coding sequence ATGAAAACACATACCTCCGAAACCCAAGCCACTTGCAGCCCGCCACTTGCCTTGCAGTTGCTCAAGGAAGGCAATGCCCGCTTCGTCAATAACCTGCGTGCCAGCCGCGATTTGCTGCAGCAGGCCAACGAGACGCGCGACGGCCAATGGCCATTTGCCACCGTCGTCAGTTGTATCGACAGCCGCACATCGGCCGAGTTGATCTTCGACCAAGGCCTGGGCGACATCTTCTCGGTACGCATTGCCGGCAATGTGATCAACACCGACATCCTCGGCAGCCTGGAGTTTGCCTGCCACGTGGCCGGATCAAAACTCATTGTGGTGCTCGGCCACACCTCCTGCGGCGCAATCAAGGGGGCCTGCGACCATGTGGAGCTGGGCAATCTGACCGAGCTACTGTCGAAGATCCAGCCTGCGGTGTACGAAGAGAGCCACACCCTGGACCCGGCCAGGCGCAATTCGCAGAACACCACCTTTGTGGAGAATGTTGCCGACCTCAATGTGCGCCGCTCGGTGCGGTCCATCATCAACCGCAGCTACATCCTTGGGCAGATGATCGCCGCCGGCGAGATCGGCATCATCGGTGCCAAACACAATCTGGCCACTGGCGAAGTGACCTTCTTCGACGACACCTGGTTGCACGATGAGCTATCGATGCAGCGCATGGTGGCCGGGTAG
- a CDS encoding LysR family transcriptional regulator, producing the protein MNATFRQLRLFLALAEHGSVTAAAKACHVTQPTVSMQLRELADAVGLPLYEQIGKRLHLTEAGETLARTARAMLDEWREFEQDINAMKGLEQGRLRVALVSTAKYFVPRLLGSFCAQHPNIEIALEILNRDGVVARLRENRDDLYIMSMPPDSLDLEQHAFLHNPLVLIAPAEHRLQGRRLALTDLQQERFILRERGSGTRLACDACFARSGFQPVVRLELGSNEAIKQAVSGGLGLAVISRHALAARLEDDQLTILDVAGFPLQSHWFTLYPRGKRLSPIAAVFLEHLQQSAAEWSERRESGI; encoded by the coding sequence ATGAATGCCACTTTTCGCCAGCTACGCCTGTTTCTGGCACTGGCCGAGCACGGCAGTGTCACTGCAGCCGCCAAGGCATGCCATGTCACCCAGCCCACCGTGTCGATGCAATTGCGCGAGCTGGCCGACGCCGTCGGCCTGCCCCTCTATGAACAGATCGGCAAGCGCCTGCATCTGACCGAAGCTGGCGAAACGCTCGCCAGGACGGCGCGGGCCATGCTCGACGAATGGAGGGAGTTCGAGCAGGACATCAATGCGATGAAGGGGCTGGAGCAGGGGCGCTTGCGCGTGGCCCTGGTCAGCACCGCCAAGTACTTCGTCCCGCGCTTGCTGGGCAGTTTTTGTGCCCAGCACCCAAACATCGAGATTGCGCTGGAGATTCTCAACCGCGATGGCGTCGTCGCACGCCTGCGCGAAAACCGCGATGATCTTTACATCATGTCGATGCCGCCCGACAGCCTGGACCTTGAGCAACATGCCTTCCTGCACAACCCCTTGGTGTTGATTGCCCCCGCAGAACACCGGCTGCAAGGGCGGCGGCTGGCGCTCACAGACCTCCAGCAAGAACGATTCATCCTGCGGGAACGCGGTTCTGGCACGCGCCTGGCCTGCGATGCCTGCTTCGCACGCAGCGGCTTCCAACCGGTGGTGCGGCTGGAGTTGGGCAGTAATGAGGCGATCAAGCAGGCCGTATCCGGTGGCCTTGGCCTTGCGGTGATCTCGCGTCATGCACTGGCCGCCCGCCTGGAGGATGATCAACTGACCATTCTCGATGTGGCCGGCTTCCCGCTGCAGTCGCACTGGTTCACCCTGTATCCGCGCGGCAAAAGGCTTTCCCCGATTGCGGCCGTCTTCCTCGAGCATCTGCAGCAGTCGGCAGCCGAATGGAGCGAGCGCCGCGAATCTGGCATATAG
- a CDS encoding methyl-accepting chemotaxis protein, which produces MGNLKISSRLYILLVITTAAFSLMLLITQFGMSYLGDLQDAGYKRNSESNEMLITAKIGPVMYRVIADSIINRNLTESAKDWAEIKITTEKMLARASELADTPEEKKSAEQAKTAHRALISLYESQVLPLLKADADLKQIRPLDDEMDKYVTAINDALTPFASSLTADAEEADKQFDATRARIISGSLATALVMLSALITISLYVRKSIIQQLGGEPRYAMEVSRRIAAGDLSTRVEIAGTSQDSLMASIKVMQEQLAQLIRKVLTSSANVSSLAAELAAASSQVSASASQQSDDTVSVAASIEQLTVSIDIVAGNAQEAEQIATESGSRSDQGALQVKDATDEMTRIAHNVKETAQQMATLTAQSQQISSIANVIKEVADQTNLLALNAAIEAARAGEQGRGFAVVADEVRKLAERTTRSADEISSMIASIQSHTEHATAAMQQGNQRVTEGVVLAGRAGDSMRLISEGSKGVVQAVTGISHSLREQKSTSGAIAKRVEHIAHMTEETSTVVSQVAANADRLKSMADELKQAVAGFRV; this is translated from the coding sequence ATGGGAAATCTCAAGATTTCAAGTCGGCTATACATATTGCTGGTGATTACGACGGCAGCCTTCTCGCTCATGCTGCTGATTACCCAGTTCGGCATGAGCTATCTTGGTGACCTGCAGGACGCTGGCTATAAACGCAACAGCGAAAGTAACGAGATGCTGATCACCGCAAAGATCGGCCCGGTCATGTATCGGGTCATTGCCGACAGCATCATCAACCGCAATTTGACTGAATCAGCCAAAGACTGGGCTGAAATCAAGATCACGACAGAAAAGATGCTGGCCCGTGCCAGCGAGCTTGCGGATACCCCGGAAGAGAAGAAGTCGGCAGAGCAGGCCAAAACGGCTCATCGGGCACTCATCTCCTTATACGAATCGCAAGTTCTGCCCCTCCTCAAGGCCGATGCCGATCTCAAGCAAATCAGGCCGCTTGACGACGAAATGGACAAATATGTCACCGCCATTAACGACGCCTTGACCCCTTTTGCCTCATCGCTGACAGCGGACGCCGAGGAAGCAGACAAGCAGTTTGATGCGACACGCGCACGCATCATCTCGGGCAGTCTGGCCACGGCCCTGGTGATGCTCAGTGCCTTGATCACCATCTCGCTGTATGTCAGAAAAAGCATTATTCAACAGCTGGGTGGGGAACCACGTTATGCCATGGAGGTTTCCCGCCGCATTGCCGCTGGTGATCTCTCGACCCGCGTGGAGATAGCGGGTACCAGCCAGGACAGTCTGATGGCCTCGATCAAGGTCATGCAGGAGCAGTTGGCGCAATTGATCCGCAAGGTGCTGACCAGCTCGGCCAATGTCTCCAGTTTGGCTGCCGAGCTGGCTGCGGCCTCCAGCCAGGTGTCAGCCAGTGCATCGCAGCAAAGTGATGACACCGTGTCCGTGGCAGCCTCGATTGAACAACTGACAGTCAGCATCGACATCGTGGCGGGGAATGCCCAGGAAGCTGAACAGATTGCCACGGAGTCAGGTAGCCGCTCTGACCAGGGGGCATTGCAAGTCAAGGACGCGACGGACGAAATGACCCGTATTGCCCATAACGTCAAGGAAACAGCCCAGCAAATGGCTACGCTCACTGCGCAGTCGCAACAGATCAGTAGTATTGCCAACGTGATCAAGGAAGTTGCCGACCAGACCAACCTGCTGGCCCTGAATGCAGCCATCGAGGCCGCCCGTGCTGGCGAGCAAGGCCGTGGATTCGCCGTGGTGGCCGATGAGGTCAGAAAGCTCGCGGAACGAACGACCCGATCAGCAGACGAAATTTCATCGATGATCGCCAGCATCCAGAGCCACACTGAGCACGCCACAGCGGCAATGCAACAAGGCAACCAACGGGTAACGGAAGGCGTGGTGCTGGCCGGCCGTGCGGGTGACTCGATGCGCCTGATCAGTGAAGGCTCCAAAGGTGTGGTGCAGGCAGTGACCGGGATTTCTCACTCTTTGCGTGAGCAAAAATCAACGAGCGGTGCCATTGCCAAGCGTGTCGAGCACATCGCCCACATGACTGAAGAAACCAGTACGGTGGTCTCGCAGGTGGCGGCAAATGCCGATCGCCTCAAGTCAATGGCGGATGAACTTAAACAGGCCGTTGCGGGTTTCAGGGTCTAG
- a CDS encoding polyamine ABC transporter substrate-binding protein, which yields MASILLTGLAMLLHSGLAAADDKQLNVYNWSDYIAHDTVRGFEQKTGIKVKYDVFDSDDTLQTKLLTGKTGYDVVVPSSTAMARQIEAGIYQKLDKSRMPNLANLDKSLMQLVASADPGNQYGVPWAYGTDGLGYNLTRVRSVLGKDAVLDSWDVLFDVEKLGKLKGCGVSVLDQPSEIFPIVLNYLHKDPNSHNAADYQAALELLKKIRPYITQFNSSGYINDLANGDICFAVGWSGDVNIARHRAQEAKRHYQIAYIIPREGAPVWFDVMVIPKDAPHPENAMSWINYIQSPEVNAAITNEVFYPTANAAARKLVMPDVANDPSIYPGEQTRKILFSLKPMPPDISRLENRLWAQLKTGR from the coding sequence ATGGCGAGCATTCTGCTAACCGGCTTGGCCATGCTGTTGCACAGTGGATTGGCAGCAGCCGATGACAAGCAATTGAATGTGTACAACTGGTCTGACTACATTGCTCACGATACGGTACGCGGCTTTGAGCAGAAGACCGGTATCAAGGTGAAATACGATGTGTTTGACAGCGACGATACGCTGCAAACCAAGCTGCTAACCGGCAAAACCGGCTATGACGTGGTGGTGCCGTCATCCACCGCCATGGCGCGTCAGATAGAGGCCGGCATTTACCAGAAGCTGGATAAAAGCAGGATGCCCAATTTGGCCAATCTGGACAAAAGCCTGATGCAACTGGTGGCCAGTGCCGATCCGGGTAATCAATACGGCGTGCCGTGGGCCTATGGCACGGATGGTCTGGGGTATAACCTGACTCGCGTACGTTCCGTGCTGGGCAAGGATGCCGTGCTGGATAGCTGGGATGTTCTGTTTGATGTTGAAAAGCTAGGCAAGCTCAAAGGGTGTGGCGTGTCCGTGCTGGATCAGCCTTCGGAAATTTTCCCCATTGTTCTCAATTACCTGCACAAGGACCCGAATAGTCACAATGCCGCCGATTATCAAGCAGCGCTGGAGCTGTTGAAAAAAATCAGGCCCTACATCACCCAATTCAATTCCAGCGGCTATATCAATGATCTGGCCAATGGGGATATCTGCTTTGCCGTGGGCTGGTCTGGTGATGTGAATATTGCCCGTCACCGTGCCCAAGAGGCCAAGCGCCATTATCAGATTGCCTACATCATTCCGCGCGAAGGTGCGCCCGTGTGGTTTGACGTGATGGTGATCCCCAAGGATGCACCCCATCCGGAAAATGCCATGAGTTGGATCAACTACATCCAGTCGCCGGAAGTCAACGCGGCCATTACCAATGAGGTGTTTTACCCCACGGCCAATGCGGCAGCGAGAAAGCTGGTCATGCCTGATGTGGCCAATGATCCGTCTATTTATCCGGGAGAGCAGACCCGGAAAATCCTGTTCTCCCTCAAGCCGATGCCGCCGGATATTTCCCGACTGGAAAACCGGCTGTGGGCCCAGTTGAAAACCGGTCGCTAA
- a CDS encoding LysR family transcriptional regulator, with protein sequence MHRIPSLKLLMGFEAAARLGSFARAADELCLSQSAISHQIQQLEEQTGQALFRRIGRGVELTMAGEVLQRTVQRSLETLRSGLGRIATYLDPGLVVLVCPAPLLHGWLQAQLEQLQHDLPGLCPLLSTDETARYVDEIDVDITIGNRPIQQPDLLEVPLFQDQWVVVARQDIAERLNTLPLEEHAVHSPLVCLEEHLTGEQTGPLFRQWLQRFHMAAIYDDQRCVLDAVERGRGMALVSKLAAMDSLQSGKLARVNGYPVLPGQNWWLSRVAGEARSAKVSQVFDWLRAHAAMPDEA encoded by the coding sequence ATGCACCGTATTCCTTCCCTCAAGCTCTTGATGGGTTTTGAAGCCGCCGCGCGCCTGGGCAGCTTTGCCCGGGCAGCGGACGAGCTGTGCCTGTCCCAATCCGCCATCAGCCATCAGATACAGCAGCTGGAAGAACAAACCGGTCAGGCCCTGTTCCGCCGGATAGGACGGGGGGTGGAGCTGACCATGGCGGGGGAGGTACTGCAAAGAACGGTGCAACGCTCGCTGGAAACCCTGCGCAGCGGGCTTGGACGCATTGCCACTTATCTGGACCCCGGTCTGGTGGTACTGGTGTGTCCGGCCCCCCTGCTGCATGGCTGGCTGCAAGCGCAACTGGAACAGCTGCAACACGACTTGCCAGGCTTGTGCCCGCTGTTGTCTACCGATGAAACAGCCCGCTATGTCGATGAAATCGATGTGGACATCACCATAGGCAACCGTCCCATTCAGCAGCCCGACTTGCTGGAGGTGCCGCTGTTCCAAGACCAATGGGTCGTCGTGGCAAGACAGGACATCGCCGAGCGACTGAATACGCTGCCACTTGAGGAGCACGCTGTGCACAGTCCGTTGGTATGTCTGGAGGAACACCTCACCGGCGAGCAAACCGGACCGCTATTCAGGCAATGGCTGCAACGCTTTCACATGGCGGCCATCTATGATGACCAGCGCTGCGTACTGGATGCCGTAGAACGGGGACGGGGCATGGCGCTGGTGTCAAAACTGGCGGCCATGGACAGTTTGCAAAGCGGGAAGCTGGCAAGGGTAAACGGCTATCCGGTTTTACCCGGTCAGAACTGGTGGCTATCCCGGGTAGCGGGCGAGGCGCGTTCGGCCAAGGTCAGTCAGGTTTTTGACTGGTTGCGTGCTCACGCAGCCATGCCTGACGAGGCATAG
- a CDS encoding agmatine deiminase family protein, with protein sequence MMSFDARRSGFRMPAEWETQQATWLGWPVAEYREGLWGEHYPQVCAEFALVAQTIARFQPCIVTAHFSQAEQAQALCGPTVQVLAVAAEDNWVRDCGPIFLQGKHGQLAAAVFRFNAWGEKYQPYDGCQQLAQDMARYANATIFNSHLILEGGSFYVDGQGTLLTTESCLLHPNRNPAWSRSEIETELRRMLGVEKIIWLPGNPDEVETNGHVDGIASFIAPGKLLCQSATEDQGEYYRIMRENRRALELASDVHGNRFELLDLPSPIVSERYESERYCDCYANYILVNGAVISTAFGGPEDEAATQVFAQAFPDRDVILLPVTHISIGGGSMHCSTQQQPRVVASHWKQGNTHD encoded by the coding sequence ATGATGTCATTTGATGCCCGCCGTAGCGGCTTTCGCATGCCCGCCGAGTGGGAAACCCAGCAGGCCACCTGGCTGGGATGGCCGGTGGCGGAATACCGGGAAGGGCTGTGGGGTGAGCATTACCCGCAGGTCTGCGCCGAATTTGCGCTGGTCGCCCAAACCATTGCGCGTTTTCAACCCTGCATCGTCACGGCCCATTTCAGTCAGGCAGAGCAGGCACAAGCGCTGTGCGGGCCGACAGTGCAAGTACTGGCAGTAGCTGCTGAAGATAACTGGGTACGCGACTGTGGCCCGATATTCCTGCAAGGCAAGCACGGGCAATTGGCTGCCGCCGTGTTCCGCTTCAACGCATGGGGCGAAAAATACCAGCCTTACGATGGTTGCCAGCAATTGGCTCAGGATATGGCCCGTTATGCCAATGCCACCATTTTCAATTCCCACCTGATCCTGGAGGGTGGCTCGTTTTACGTGGATGGGCAAGGCACTTTGCTGACCACGGAAAGTTGTCTGCTACACCCCAACCGCAATCCGGCATGGAGCCGTTCCGAAATCGAGACCGAGCTGCGCCGTATGCTGGGGGTGGAGAAAATCATCTGGCTACCGGGTAACCCGGACGAAGTGGAAACCAATGGCCACGTTGACGGCATTGCCTCGTTTATTGCGCCGGGCAAACTGTTGTGCCAGTCGGCCACGGAAGATCAGGGCGAGTACTACCGCATCATGCGGGAAAACCGCCGAGCGCTGGAACTGGCAAGTGATGTGCATGGCAACCGGTTTGAGCTGCTGGACCTGCCTTCCCCCATTGTCAGCGAGCGTTATGAGTCGGAACGCTACTGCGACTGTTACGCCAACTACATTCTGGTCAATGGCGCGGTGATCTCAACGGCGTTTGGCGGCCCGGAAGACGAGGCGGCAACACAGGTATTTGCCCAGGCATTTCCTGACCGGGACGTGATTCTGCTGCCGGTTACCCATATTTCCATTGGCGGCGGCAGCATGCATTGCTCCACCCAGCAACAACCGCGTGTTGTGGCCTCTCATTGGAAACAAGGAAATACACATGACTGA
- the aguB gene encoding N-carbamoylputrescine amidase, with the protein MTERTLTVASVQMASGSWHLEDNMARAERLIRQAAKQGAQLVLCPELFMMPYFCLDQNARHLELAEPFAGNARITRFAALAGELGIVLPIGFFERAGNAAYNSIAVADADGTVLGVYRKTHIPDGPGYTEKFYFTPGDTGFKVWDTRFGRIGIGICWDQWYPETARTLALMGAEVLCFPTIIGSEPFDAAYDSSGHWQRTMQGHAAANMMPVVAANRIGAETGFGNGNDRQQGLTGVFYGSSFIADHTGAKVAEANRSDETILLHTFDLDAIKADRQSWGFFRDRRPEMYRTLLTSDGQASCYRKTGESA; encoded by the coding sequence ATGACTGAACGAACCCTGACGGTGGCTTCGGTACAGATGGCATCCGGTAGCTGGCATCTGGAAGACAATATGGCACGGGCGGAGCGGCTGATTCGGCAGGCAGCCAAACAGGGGGCCCAGCTGGTGTTATGCCCGGAATTGTTCATGATGCCGTACTTCTGTCTGGACCAGAATGCACGCCATCTGGAGCTGGCCGAGCCTTTTGCCGGCAATGCCCGCATTACCCGGTTTGCCGCATTAGCCGGTGAATTGGGCATTGTGCTGCCGATTGGCTTCTTTGAGCGCGCCGGCAATGCGGCTTACAACTCCATCGCCGTGGCCGATGCTGACGGCACGGTGCTGGGTGTCTATCGCAAGACCCATATTCCGGATGGTCCCGGCTACACCGAAAAATTCTATTTCACACCGGGCGATACCGGCTTCAAGGTATGGGATACGCGCTTTGGCCGTATCGGCATTGGTATCTGCTGGGACCAGTGGTATCCGGAAACGGCCCGCACATTGGCGCTGATGGGCGCAGAGGTACTGTGTTTCCCCACCATCATCGGTTCCGAACCGTTTGATGCCGCTTACGACTCCTCCGGCCATTGGCAACGCACCATGCAAGGCCATGCCGCCGCCAATATGATGCCGGTGGTTGCGGCCAACCGTATTGGCGCAGAGACCGGCTTTGGCAATGGCAACGACAGGCAGCAAGGACTGACCGGGGTATTTTATGGCTCCAGCTTCATTGCCGACCATACCGGTGCCAAAGTGGCCGAGGCCAATCGCAGCGACGAAACCATCCTGCTGCACACCTTTGACCTGGATGCCATCAAGGCGGATCGTCAATCCTGGGGATTCTTCCGCGACCGTCGTCCGGAAATGTACCGCACTTTGCTGACCAGCGACGGGCAGGCCTCCTGTTATCGCAAGACCGGAGAGTCCGCATGA
- a CDS encoding polyamine ABC transporter substrate-binding protein — protein sequence MLAALILSSLAHAAEEKVLNLYNWSDYFAPDTLAQFQKETGIKVRYDSYDSDETLQAKLLTGNSGYDLVWPSNDFMAKQIEAGAFRKLDKSRLANLANLDPALLKLMAHSDPGNQYGVPYMWGTVGTGYDRKKVESILGKDMPANSLDLLFDPVIAKRLAAGHCALGLQDSASTILPLALHYAGRKVQNADSKDYQAVRSMLMKVRPAISLFANSANANELMDGELCVFAGYSGAINLAAQKNREAGKGRELVYSIPSIGTLMWYDSMVIPRTAPHPGNAHLFINFILRPDVIAHISNATRYANANWKAQPLLDQALRQNPGVYPPESVRRTLFTLSTQSAESSRQENRLWTAFKTGK from the coding sequence TTGCTTGCTGCGCTGATCTTGTCGTCCCTGGCACACGCCGCAGAGGAAAAAGTCCTTAATCTCTACAATTGGTCCGACTATTTTGCCCCCGATACGCTGGCGCAATTCCAGAAGGAAACCGGCATCAAGGTGCGCTATGACAGCTATGACAGTGATGAAACGCTGCAGGCGAAGCTGTTGACTGGCAACAGCGGCTACGATCTGGTGTGGCCAAGTAATGACTTCATGGCAAAACAGATAGAGGCTGGAGCCTTTCGCAAGCTGGACAAGAGCCGGCTTGCCAATCTGGCTAATCTTGATCCTGCACTATTGAAACTGATGGCTCACTCCGACCCGGGCAATCAGTACGGTGTACCCTATATGTGGGGCACCGTCGGAACCGGTTATGACCGCAAGAAAGTAGAATCCATCCTGGGCAAGGACATGCCGGCTAACAGCCTGGATTTGTTGTTCGATCCGGTGATCGCAAAACGACTGGCTGCTGGCCACTGCGCATTGGGGCTGCAGGACTCTGCCAGCACCATCTTGCCGCTTGCCCTGCACTATGCCGGACGCAAAGTGCAAAATGCGGATAGCAAGGATTATCAGGCGGTGCGCAGCATGTTGATGAAGGTTCGGCCGGCCATCAGCCTGTTTGCCAATTCGGCCAACGCCAATGAGCTGATGGATGGAGAACTATGCGTGTTCGCCGGGTATTCGGGAGCAATCAATCTTGCCGCGCAAAAGAATCGCGAAGCGGGCAAGGGACGCGAACTGGTGTACAGCATCCCCAGCATAGGCACGCTGATGTGGTATGACAGCATGGTGATACCAAGAACAGCCCCCCACCCGGGCAATGCCCACCTGTTCATCAACTTCATCCTGCGGCCGGACGTTATTGCACATATTTCCAATGCCACCCGCTACGCCAATGCCAATTGGAAGGCGCAGCCGCTGCTTGACCAGGCGCTGCGCCAGAATCCGGGGGTTTACCCCCCAGAATCCGTGCGCCGTACCTTGTTCACACTCAGTACCCAGAGTGCAGAAAGCAGTCGGCAAGAGAACCGGCTATGGACTGCATTCAAAACCGGAAAGTAA